The Dyadobacter sandarakinus DNA window TACCACCATTTCATTTGTCGTCAACTGTAACCTGCAGCATTACTCCGGCGAGAGCGGCGTGAGCTATCTTTCCCAGCTGTTCCTGATGTTCCTACACGTTGTGAGTGCCGGAACCGGTATGGCTGCTGCCGTGGTCCTCTTCATGGCTTTGAAAGAAAAAACCACGGACAAGCTCGGCAATTTTTACAACCTGCTGGTCATCTCCTGTACCCGTATCCTGCTTCCGGCGTCTGTTCTGGTAGCAATGATCCTGACGTTCAACGGTACGCCGATGACCTTCGAAGGCAAAAACAGCATGGTAACCATGCAGGGTGATACCGTGGGCGTGTCCACGGGACCGGTAGCTGCCTTTGTCGCCATCAAACACCTGGGAACCAATGGCGGTGGCTTTTACGGGGCCAACTCGGCGCACCCGCTGGAAAATCCCAATTACCTGACCAATGCCGTCGAGATGATCTCGCAAATGATCATTCCGCTCGGGTTGATTTTTGCAATGGGATTCTTTCTGAAGCGCAGGAAAATGGCCTGGATGATCTTTGGCGTCATGACCATCGGCTTTCTTGTCCTTTGTATCCCCACGGTGATCTGGGAAGTTCAGGGTAACCCGGCACTTGCCGCTACGGGCATCAACATGAATGCCGGGGCTATGGAAGGAAAAGAAACAAGGCTGGGTGCGGCAGCGTCGGGGTTCTGGAGTATAGCCACGACCGTTATTTCCACGGGCTCTGTGAATGCCATGCACGACAGCAGCATGCCCCTTTCCGGAATGATGCAGATGCTGGCCATGATGACCAATGCATTTTACGGGGGATGTGGCGTGGGCATACTCAACTTTTTCGTGTTCATCATTCTGGCGGTCTTTATCAGCGGACTGATGGTAGGGCGGACCCCGGAGCTGCTGGGTAAAAAGATTGAAGGAAGGGAGATGAAAATCGCCATGATCGTTGCCTTGCTGCACCCTTTGCTGATCCTGGCCGGTACCGCCCTGGCTGCGGCATTTCCCGGGATTACGTCTGCCAACCTAAACAATCCCGGCTTCCACGGATTCAGTGAAATGCTGTACGAATACACTTCCTCGGCAGCCAACAATGGCAGCGGGTTTGAGGGATTGGGAGACAATAACCTCTGGTGGAACATCACAACCGGCTTCGTGCTCATCCTGTCCCGCTTTATCCCGATCATCGGGCCAGTGGCCATTGCAGGACTGCTGGCAGATAAGAAGTACGTTCCCGAAAGTGCAGGTACACTCCGGACAGACTCAGGCACTTTCGGTATGATGATCCTGGCCGTGATCTTTATCATCACTGCGCTCTCATTCTTCCCGTCGCTGACCCTGGGCCCTATTGCAGAGTATTTCAGCTTGTAGCGCCTGACTGCGGTTTTTTACAAAAATTCCAGAACATCAAAAACGAGTGCCGGAAGCGATATGCCGAAAGCCTCCACCATCCAATGAAAAATCAAAATGCATCCTTGTTCCAAAGGGAGCTGGTGAATGAAGCCCTGAAACAATCGTTCATCAAACTCAATCCCAGGATCCTGTTTCGTAACCCGGTCATGTTCACTGTCGAAATCGGCACGTTCGTGATGCTGGCAGTGTGTGTGTGGATCCTGGCTGGTGATACCACACAGGGCAGTTTTGCTTACAACTTTGTTGTCTTCCTGATCCTGTTGCTTACATTACTGTTTGCCAACTTCGCCGAAGCCATCGCTGAGGCAAGAGGAAAAGCCCAGGCCGACAGCCTGCGCAAAACGCGCGAGGAAACACCCGCAAAACGGGTCATCGAAAACAAGCCGGGCTTTTCCGTGGCAACTCAGCAGGTAATGTCGGCGGGGATGAAAAAAGGCGATATCTTCATCTGCGAAGCGGGCGACAACATCCCTACCGACGGGGAGATCATCGAAGGACTGGCCACCATTGATGAGAGTGCCATCACAGGCGAGTCGGCACCCGTAATCCGTGAGGCAGGAGGTGATAAAAGCAGCGTAACCGGCGGCACCAGGGTATTATCGGACAAGATCAAGGTGATGGTCACGACCGCTCCCGGTGAAAGTTTTCTCGACAAAATGATCGCGCTGGTAGAAGGTGCAAGCCGGCAGAAAACGCCCAACGAAATTGCCCTCACGATTCTGCTGGCAGGATTTACGCTCGTATTTGTGATTGTCTGCGTGACATTAAAGCCTTTTGCCGATTTCGCCAATACGCCCATCACCATCGCTGCATTTATCTCGCTTTTTGTTTGTCTTATCCCTACGACCATCGGAGGTTTGCTCTCGGCCATCGGGATAGCCGGTATGGACCGTGCGCTTCGTGCCAATGTGATTACCAAATCGGGCAAAGCCGTGGAAACTGCCGGGGATATCGACGTGCTGCTGCTGGATAAAACGGGTACGATCACCATTGGAAACCGGAAAGCAACGCATTTTCATGCCGCCAGAGGAATAACCGACAATCACTTTATCAAAGCAGCGGTCCTGAGCTCGGTAGCGGACGAGACGCCCGAAGGAAAGTCTATCCTTGAACTGGCCAATGCCACACCGGCTACCTACCAGGTAGCCGACCCCACCTTCATCCGTTTCACGGCCGAAACCCGCAGCTCGGGCATCGACTTTGAAGGAACACGTATCCGTAAAGGAGCCTTCGACTCGATCAGGAACCTGGTGATCCAGGCCGGCAACCACTTCCCGCCGGAGACGGAGGAACAGGTAAAAACGATTTCGAGCAATGGAGGCACCCCGCTCGTGGTTTCCGAAAACGAGCGCGTACTGGGTGTGGTAGAGTTGCAGGATATCATCAAACCCGGCATCAGCGAGCGATTCGAGCGGCTCCGCAAGATGGGCGTCAAAACCGTGATGGTGACGGGAGACAATCCACTGACTGCCAGATTCATCGCAGAAAAAGCTGGCGTGGACGACTTCATCGCCGAGGCCCGGCCCGAAGACAAGATGAACTACATCAGGAAAGAACAGGAAGGCGGCAAGCTCGTGGCCATGATGGGTGACGGTACCAATGATGCCCCTGCCCTCGCCCAGGCGGATGTGGGTGTGGCGATGAACAGCGGTACCCAGGCCGCCAAGGAAGCCGGCAACATGGTAGATCTCGACAACGATCCTACCAAGCTGATTGAGATCGTAGAAATCGGCAAGCAGCTGCTGATGACGCGGGGCACGCTCACGACCTTCTCCATTGCAAATGATGTTGCCAAATACTTCGCCATTATTCCGGCTTTGTTCATTGCAAGCATTCCTGCCTTGCAGGGCCTGAACATCATGCGGCTGAGCACCCCTGAAAGTGCGATCCTGTCGGCAGTGATCTTCAATGCAATCATCATTCCCTTCCTGATCCCGCTTGCACTGAAAGGCGTGGCCTACAAGCCCATCGGAGCCAGTGCCCTGCTGAGACGAAACCTGCTGATCTACGGTCTGGGAGGCGTGCTGATTCCCTTCGCGGGCATCAAGGTCATTGACCTGCTGGTGAGTATCTGGATTTAAAACGCATTTAAAAAAACAAAAAAATGAAAACGAACATAATTCCCGCTATCCGGCTGACGATCGTGACCCTGGTGTTTTTCGGGGTGGTGTACCCGGCCCTGGTATGGGCAGTAGCCCAGCTCGCACCCAATGCCGGACAAGGCGAAGTGGTGATTACCCATGGTAAAAAGTATTATGCAAACATTGGCCAGACATTTACAGAAGACCGCTTTTTCAATGGTCGTCCATCGGCTGTGGGCTACAATGCAGCAGGTAGCGGCGGCAGCAACAAAGGTCCGTCCAACCCTGAGTACCTGGCGATGGTCCGGGCCCGCATCGACACTTTCCTGGTACATAATCCCGGTGTGACCAAAAAGGACATTCCCGTAGAGCTGGTGACGGCCAGCGGCAGCGGGCTCGACCCGGATATATCGCCGGAAGCCGCCCGGATCCAGGTCAACCGGATTGCATCCGTTCGTAAAATACCTGTTGAACAAATCAGGCAGCTCATCGATGCCAATACCGAAAAACCACTGTTCGGATTGTTCGGGCCGGCGAAAGTCAATGTACTCAGCCTGAACATGGCACTCGAAAACTAAGGGAATGCCTTCCGGCTCCCACCGGCAGCGACGCGGGAACCGGAAGGAAATTTGAAATGCGCCGCTACATTCATTTTCAGTACTATTTTCAATGAAGCGTTTATTACTGAGTGCGCTAGGATGGGCGATTTTGCAACCAGCCTCCGCACAGGATTCCACAGACATCAAAGGTACACTGACCGTAAGCGGGTATGCAGAGGCATATTACAATTACGATTTTAACAGGCCGCTCAACAACACCACACCTGGATTTCTGTACAACTTCAATCGTGCCGGGGAGGTCAACCTCAACCTGGGCTTTATCAAGGCAGGCTATACTGCGGGCCGGCTGAGGGGTAACCTCGCACTGGCCGCCGGTACCTACGTGAATGCCAATTACGCCGCTGAGCCGGGTGTGCTGAAAAATGTTTTTGAAGCCAATGTTGGTGTGAAAGTATCCCGCAATGCCAATCTATGGATCGATGCCGGGATCATGCCTTCGCACATCGGATTTGAAAGTGCGATAGGAAAAGACAACTGGGCACTGACCAGAAGTTTGTCAGCCGAAAATACCCCCTACTATGAATCGGGCGTGAAGCTGGGCTACACGTCCAAAGACGACAAGCTGTACCTCGCCGCCATGTACCTCAATGGCTGGCAGCGCATCCAGCGTGTTGACGGCAACAGTACGCCGGGCTTCGGTACGCAGGTGACCTACAAGCCTGCATCTTCAGTTACACTGAATTACAGCACGTTCGCGGGTAATGATAAACCGGACAGTACCCGGCTGATGCGCTACTACCATAATATCTACGGCATTTTCCAGCTCACAGAAAAGCTGGGGCTGACCGCGGGCTTCGATTATGGTATGGAGCAAAAACACAAAGGCAGCAGCGACTACAACAACTGGCTCGTGCCAGTACTGATCGCCCGGTACACGCCGGCCCCGAAGCTACATATCGCATTGCGCGGGGAGTACTTCCAGGATAAAAATGGTGTGATCATTGGCACCGGCACGGCAAACGGATTTAAAACGTTCGGCTACTCGGCCAATGTGGACTATGCGGTTTTTCCGGGTGTACTCTGTCGGGTTGAGGCCAGGAACCTGAGCAGCAGAGACCGCATTTTTACACAGCGGACAGATCAGGATCTAAGTAAAAACAACTTTTTCCTTACCACATCCCTGTCAGTGGCATTTTGACACCATGCAGCCGACAAAGTATATAACGAACTGATTCACACCCGAAAATGTCCGAGACCAACCCCAGCGCACAACATTTCCTCGACCTGATCAAAAAGTCACGCCGCGGCAAATTCAAGATATACATCGGCATGAGCGCCGGGGTTGGCAAGACATTCCGGATGCTGCAGGAGGCACACGCACTGCTCCGCAGCGGCATCGATGTCAAGATCGGGTACATTGAAACGCATAACCGGAAAGAAACCCACGACCTGCTCGACGGCCTGCCGGTAATCCCGCGCAGAAAACTTTTTTACAAAGGCAAAGAGCTCGACGAGCTCGACGTGCAGGCCGTGATCAGCCTTCGTCCGGAAGTGGTCGTGATCGACGAACTGGCACATACCAACATTGAAGGCAGTAAAAACGACAAGCGCTGGCAGGATGTGCTCGAAATCCTGGAAGCCGGGATCAACGTCATCAGCGCTGTCAATATCCAGCACATTGAAAGCCTGAACGAGGAAGTAAAAGCCATTACCGGCGTGGAGGTGAAAGAACGTATCCCCGACAGTGTGCTGGGCACCGCAGACGAGGTGGTCAACATTGACCTCACTGCCGACGAGCTGATTACCAGGCTCAAAGAGGGGAAAATTTATAAACAAGAAAAAATACAGACGGCGCTCAGCAACTTTTTCAAGCCAGACCATATCCTCCAACTCCGCGAGCTCGCGCTGAAAGAAGTGGCCAGCCAGGTGGAGCGGAAAGTAGAGTCCGAAATACCGCGCCTGGTAGCACCGAAACGCGAGAAATTCCTGGCCTGCATCAGCAGCAATGAAAATACCGCTCGGCATGTGATCCGGAAAACGGCACGGCTGGCGAGCTACTACAACAGCAAATGGATCGTGCTGTATGTGCAGACGCCGGGTGAAAGTCAGGACAAGATCGCGCTCGGCAAGCAGCGGCACCTGATTAACAATTTCAAGCTTGCCACGGAAATGGGCGCCGAGATCGTGCGGGTGCAGAGCACAAATGTGTCCGAAGCGATTATCAGGGTGGCCGAGCAGCGCGAGATCACGACCATCTGTGTAGGTAAGCCGCATATTACGTTGATACGGGTAATTATGGCGACCAACCTTTTCAATAATCTTTTGAAAAAACTATCTTCCTCGGACATTGACCTTGTGATTCTTTCATGAGTTTTACCAAACCATTTGCAGTAGAAAAATGAAAATCAAAACCAAACTGCGGCTTGGACTGGGGCTTCTTTTCCTGATGATCCTGACTTTGTCGCTGATCGCAGCACGGTATGTATATGTGCTGAAACAGGATACCGAAAATATTCTTCAGGACAATTACAAGACCCTCGACTATACCCGCAACATGCTGCTGGCATCCGACGGACTGCTCTCCGAGGTGCGCGCCAGGAACATGTTTGAAGAAAACCTGAAACTTCAGCAGCAAAATGTAACCGAACCCGGCGAAGGTGCGGTAACGCAGAAAATAGCCAGCCACCTTGCATCCCTGTCTCTGCAAAAAAGCAATGCAGGATTGCCCGCGCTGATCCGCAGCGACCTGGCCGAGCTTACCCGGATCAACATGGAGGCGATCCATGGCAAGAGCGACAAGGCGCTGCTCACGGTCAGGTCGGCTTTTGTGTGGATCGCTGTGGCCGGTACAATCTGTTTTCTCATTGCATTGACACTGCTGGTGAACCTGCCGGGTAACATTGCCAATCCGATCCGCGAGCTGACCGAAAGTATCCGCGCCATCGCTGCCAAAAACTATGCGGAGCGCCTGCATTTTCAGGGTCGTGATGAATTCGGCGAGCTGGCGAGTTCTTTTAATTCCATGGCCGAAAAGCTGGAAGAATACGACAACAGTAATCTCTCGCAGGTTCTTTTCGAAAAAAAGCGCATTGATGCTTTGATCAACAACATGCACGAGCCGGTGATCGGGCTGGATGAAAACAAGCAGATCCTTTTTGCCAATGAAGAAGCCCTGCGAATTACCGGGGTAGCGGCTGCCGACATGCTTGGAAAATCTGCCAGCGAGCTGGCCGAACAAAATGACCTGATCCGGGTTTTGATCGAAGAAAAAAATGGCCAGAGCGGAATCAATGCGTCCGGCAGCGCAGCTTCTCTGAAGATCTATGCAGACAATAAAGAAAGTTATTTTGAAAAGGAAATCGTGGATATCACCATTGTTCCGACCGGCGAGCGCGTCAAGAAACTGATCGGCCAGGTGATTCTCCTGAAAAACATTACCCCCTTCAAAGAGCTCGACTTTGCAAAAACCAACTTCATAGCCACCGTTTCCCATGAGCTTAAAACACCCATTTCGTCCATTAAAATGAGTTTGCAGCTACTTGAAAACCAGCACACGGGTTTGCTCAATGATGAGCAGGCGCAACTGCTGACGGGTATCCGCGAGGACAGTGACCGGCTGCTGAAAATTACCGGCGAGCTGCTGAACATGTCGCAGGTAGAAACGGGCAACATTCAGCTGAACATTCAGCAAAGCAGTCCGTACGAGATCCTCCGGTATGCGGCTGATGCAGTAAAAATACCCCTCGAACAAAAACATATCAGTCTGGTGGTACAGACTGACGATGAGCTCCCGCACGTCAAAGCCGACATGGAAAAAACGGCCTGGGTGCTCATCAACTTCCTGACCAATGCAGTCCGGTACTCGCAGGAAGAAAGCCAGATCCGCATACAGGTGACAGATTCCGGGCAGACTATCCGGTTTTCGGTTCAGGACGAAGGCAAGGGGATCGACAGTCGCTATCGCACCAGGATCTTCGACCGCTACTTCCAGGTACCCGGCAGTGCCAAAACCGGAACCGGTCTCGGACTGGCGATCAGCAAGGAATTCATAGAAGCGCAGGGGGGCAGCATCGGGGTTATTAGTGAAATAGGAATGGGCAGTACCTTCTATTTTGAACTTGCGAAGGCGTAGGCCAATGCACCACCAGCTTTCTTTATACCACAGCTGAGCCGCACCGCACTGCGGTATGGTTGTTTTATAAAGCTAAGCCGTTGATTGGTAAATGTTTTAAAAAAGATCTCCATGTGGGTACTCTGGGCAATAGGTGCGGCTGTTTCGGCAGCTTTGGTAACAGTTCTGACAAAGGCTGGATTAAAAAAAGTAGATTCGAGCCTGGCATTTGCAATTCAGGCCATTTTCATTTTCTGCATTACCTGGGCCGTCGTGGCCTGGCAGGGTACATTCTCACAGGTGAAAGAAATCGAGACCAAGGCTTGGGTGCTGCTGGTACTGGCGGGGCTGGCCACTACCCTTTCCACGCTATTTTCGTTTAAAGCACTCTCCATGGGGCCCGCCTCCTACGTGACCACCATCGAGCGGTCGTCCCTGGTAATTGCGGTCATTTTATCCATTTTGTTTTTAAAAGAAAAACTTACCTGGCAGCTGGCCGTGGGCGGGATGCTCATTATCGGGGGAGCCGTACTGATCGTGATGTCCGACTCAGGTAAGTAGTGTATTTCAGGCACAAAAAAAGCCCGTAACAGCAGTTACGGGCTTTTTTTTTGTTTTTAATGATCAGCCGCCGCCTACTTTGGCTTGTTCCGGCGATTCGTTATATCCTCCCGAGCGGTCAGCCGTCACTGCCGGATCCTGAAGGTCGTTCTGTGTCACGGTTTGTGAGCGAGGTGCCTCATTCTGACTTGCCTCCGTGTTTTCACTTTGACCTGCCTCAGCGTTCCCGCCGTTGTTTCCTCCCGACAGGTATGCGGCAAGATCATCCAGTCCTTTCTGCCAGCCTTCCTCGTGTGGCTTCACCAGCTCGGGTCCTGAAAAGCCGTCCTGCGTCACATGCAGCTTGCTTCCCTCTCCTTCGGACGAAAACTGAACGGTAAGTGTGTACCCGCTTTCGGAGCCTTCATCGCTCATATTCCAGACCCAGGAGTACACCAGCTTTTCATTAGGTACCACCTCGCTGTAAGTACCCGATATTTCCAGTCCCTGGTCTCCTGCATAGTACGCCACTACACCGCCTTCCTTCAAATCGTTTTTCACCTCAGTGAGCGAATCTCCCATCGGGTGCCACCATTTTTTAAGGTGTTCAGCCTCCGTCCAGGCTTGAAAAAGCGTTTCAACATCCACGTCAAACTGCCTTTCTATTTCAATCAAATGCGTTTTCTGGTTCGTTTCCATTTGGTAGATCCATTTTTGTTTGTTGATTCTCGAAGTCAATATGCGGGGTAAGCTATAATAACTGTGCCTTGAGAAAACCTTTGCATGCAGGATGTTCAAGATCAACGCACAAAAAACGATCTGCTCAATTATTTGTGTAGATTGGAGCTATGAACTCGCTCCTCGAAAGCCAACGTCTCCGTTACTTTTCTTTCTTCTATCTCTACATCATGCAGGGGGTGCCGGGAGGCTTCGCTTTGATCGCAGTAACCAACTACCTGTCGGCAAGACATATGGATGCCGGTACCATCGGGACTTTCGGGGCGCTGGTAGGACTGCCCTGGGCGTTCAAGTTTGTGTGGGGACCACTGGTCGACCGGTTTCAGGGTTCGGCCATGGGACGCAGGCGGCCATGGATCCTTGCCGCACAGGTAATGGCATTTCTGGCTTCGCTGGCTTTATTGCTCGTCGGCGATCCTGTGGCGGATTTCAGGCTGCTTGTAGGTGCATTTGTTGTTCACGGGGTATTTGCATCCCTGCAGGATATCAGCGTGGATGCACTTGCGATCACCATTGTCCCGGAAGAAGAGCGGGGACGTACCAATGCGCTCATGAAAATCGGGATGGTCATCGGGCAGGCGCTGGGCTCGGCCGGACTTGCGCTGATCATCCATTTTGGAAGCTTCCGCTATGCGGTACTGACCCAGTCGGCCGTATTGTTTCTCCTGACGCTGCTTACATTTTTCATCAAAGAAGAAGCCGGGCATGCGCGTTTTTCATTCAAAAAACTGGCAGGCACACAAGCAGCGACAGGCTGGATGTTGTTTCCGGGCATGGTGAGAGAGCTGGCGCGTGCGCTGCTCGTGAAAAGAAGTCTGCTCCTTTTTGTCTCCGTAGCGGCGGTATTCGTCTGTGAGCGCCTTTTTCAGCGCACCTTCGCACTGCACCTCATCCAGAAGCTGGACTGGACAGATACTTCGGTTTCTGTCCTGAGCGGTACCTACGGGAGCATTACGGCTGTGGCCGTGGCTTTGCTCGGTGGCTGGTTGTCCGACCGGATCGGCGCTCTGAAGTTACTTGTGATGGTGACCATGATGATGGGTGCCGCATTTGTAGCATTCTCACTGGCCAGTACGCTCTGGATACACGAAAGCTTTGCAGTAGGCGGACTGATGGCCAGGCAGACTTTTGAATCCCTCTTCAGCATTGCCGCACTTCCTGTGCTGATGGGCGTATGCCGCAAAAGCATTGCAGCAGCGCAGTTCGGTTTTTACATGGCGCTGAGCAACCAGGCGGATGTGGCGGGCATTTACCTTTCCGGACCCTTATTTAAGCAATTTCCGGTATCTGTAATCGGACTTGCGGCGGGACTGGTGATTATCATGGCGGCTGCAATGATCGGTATGTTATGGCAGCGGAAATTCCTGGCAGCCGGTACCCAAATCTGATACCGGGAAAAAGCCAGGGGGTAGTTGTATAAACAGTAACCTGTTATTTATGTTCAGGTCAGTCTGCATGTACGGATAGACTTTACCCATTCTTCTTTCCGGCAGCGTGAGCAACTTTGTGCTCCATGCGGAACATGCTGCACATGGCCGCAGTAGGTACAGGCATAATCCCCTGCTTCCTCCACCTGCGCACTTCGTTTGTTGTACAGCTTGGGCAGTACCGGCAAGCCCGGTTTCACTTCCTCATCTTCGTAGTAGAAGAAGCTTACATTTCCGTTTGTTTCCAGAATGGCCGTGCGGACCTGCCCGAGATGCTCAATACCCTCCTGCCGCATTTCCGAGAAAAACTCATCCTTGGCAAAGGTTTTCTCGCCCGTTTCAAGGATAAACATACCCTCTTCAATAATGTAAATGGGATCTCCTTCCAGCACACTTTCAAAGCGCTCGTTTTTGGCTGCGATCCAGGTGATGAGCCTGTAAATGCCGAGCACCGTTGCAAATACCAGTAAGGCCGGCAACACGGCCTGATCCTTGTTGGACATCGGATCACCCGCGGCAGATCCAAGACCTATAATAATTGCCACCTCAAATATGGACAGCTGCCTGACGCCCTTTTTCCCGGTCAGCCTCAGAAAAATGAGAATGACCAAAAACATAATGGTCGTGCGGATCAATATCTGCAATGCAAAAGACCAATCCAGATCATTAACAAATATTTCCTGCCAATCCATTTCCCCGAGTTGTTTGATTCAGCCTACGAGGCGGAAAACAATTGTTCCATGGAGTGACGGCTGCCGTCAAATAAGTCCTATTTGCACCCGGTACGGCTTGCTGCTGCATTCTGATGTCCCCGTCACTCAGGCTCCTGTCATCAGCGTAACCATCTGACTGATTGCTCCGGGCGAGTGCAGCATTGCGGTAGCTTCCAGGGTGATCTTTGTAACTTCTGCGGTACGTTCAAGCATTTTTTGTTCAAATGCACAAAATGCGGCCGGAAGATCTTCCGGGCTGGCCATGATCGCTTCCGAAAGTTCGAGCGCGTCCTGCATGGCCATGTTCACGCCTTCGCCGGCATAGGGAGGCATGCGGTGGGCAGCGTCTCCGAGGATGGTCAGGTTGGGCATGCTCTTCCAGGTTTGATCGATTGGAAAATGGTATTGGGGACGTACGATGAAAGAGGTGTTCTCGCTGCTGACAAGCTCATGGAAGAGCGGATGCCAGTCTTTGAATGTCTGTGCAAACCAGGCCGCAGCCGACGCAACTTCATGAAACCGCAC harbors:
- the kdpA gene encoding potassium-transporting ATPase subunit KdpA, translated to MNTEIPGVVAMYALTILMAVPFGKYIAKVYAGEKTLPDTLLNPLEKLFFRLSGINRAAEMNWKQHMAALLTINFVWFLLGMFLLMNQSWLPLNPDGNPSQTADLAFNTTISFVVNCNLQHYSGESGVSYLSQLFLMFLHVVSAGTGMAAAVVLFMALKEKTTDKLGNFYNLLVISCTRILLPASVLVAMILTFNGTPMTFEGKNSMVTMQGDTVGVSTGPVAAFVAIKHLGTNGGGFYGANSAHPLENPNYLTNAVEMISQMIIPLGLIFAMGFFLKRRKMAWMIFGVMTIGFLVLCIPTVIWEVQGNPALAATGINMNAGAMEGKETRLGAAASGFWSIATTVISTGSVNAMHDSSMPLSGMMQMLAMMTNAFYGGCGVGILNFFVFIILAVFISGLMVGRTPELLGKKIEGREMKIAMIVALLHPLLILAGTALAAAFPGITSANLNNPGFHGFSEMLYEYTSSAANNGSGFEGLGDNNLWWNITTGFVLILSRFIPIIGPVAIAGLLADKKYVPESAGTLRTDSGTFGMMILAVIFIITALSFFPSLTLGPIAEYFSL
- the kdpB gene encoding potassium-transporting ATPase subunit KdpB, encoding MKNQNASLFQRELVNEALKQSFIKLNPRILFRNPVMFTVEIGTFVMLAVCVWILAGDTTQGSFAYNFVVFLILLLTLLFANFAEAIAEARGKAQADSLRKTREETPAKRVIENKPGFSVATQQVMSAGMKKGDIFICEAGDNIPTDGEIIEGLATIDESAITGESAPVIREAGGDKSSVTGGTRVLSDKIKVMVTTAPGESFLDKMIALVEGASRQKTPNEIALTILLAGFTLVFVIVCVTLKPFADFANTPITIAAFISLFVCLIPTTIGGLLSAIGIAGMDRALRANVITKSGKAVETAGDIDVLLLDKTGTITIGNRKATHFHAARGITDNHFIKAAVLSSVADETPEGKSILELANATPATYQVADPTFIRFTAETRSSGIDFEGTRIRKGAFDSIRNLVIQAGNHFPPETEEQVKTISSNGGTPLVVSENERVLGVVELQDIIKPGISERFERLRKMGVKTVMVTGDNPLTARFIAEKAGVDDFIAEARPEDKMNYIRKEQEGGKLVAMMGDGTNDAPALAQADVGVAMNSGTQAAKEAGNMVDLDNDPTKLIEIVEIGKQLLMTRGTLTTFSIANDVAKYFAIIPALFIASIPALQGLNIMRLSTPESAILSAVIFNAIIIPFLIPLALKGVAYKPIGASALLRRNLLIYGLGGVLIPFAGIKVIDLLVSIWI
- a CDS encoding K(+)-transporting ATPase subunit C — translated: MKTNIIPAIRLTIVTLVFFGVVYPALVWAVAQLAPNAGQGEVVITHGKKYYANIGQTFTEDRFFNGRPSAVGYNAAGSGGSNKGPSNPEYLAMVRARIDTFLVHNPGVTKKDIPVELVTASGSGLDPDISPEAARIQVNRIASVRKIPVEQIRQLIDANTEKPLFGLFGPAKVNVLSLNMALEN
- a CDS encoding porin is translated as MKRLLLSALGWAILQPASAQDSTDIKGTLTVSGYAEAYYNYDFNRPLNNTTPGFLYNFNRAGEVNLNLGFIKAGYTAGRLRGNLALAAGTYVNANYAAEPGVLKNVFEANVGVKVSRNANLWIDAGIMPSHIGFESAIGKDNWALTRSLSAENTPYYESGVKLGYTSKDDKLYLAAMYLNGWQRIQRVDGNSTPGFGTQVTYKPASSVTLNYSTFAGNDKPDSTRLMRYYHNIYGIFQLTEKLGLTAGFDYGMEQKHKGSSDYNNWLVPVLIARYTPAPKLHIALRGEYFQDKNGVIIGTGTANGFKTFGYSANVDYAVFPGVLCRVEARNLSSRDRIFTQRTDQDLSKNNFFLTTSLSVAF
- a CDS encoding sensor protein KdpD, producing MSETNPSAQHFLDLIKKSRRGKFKIYIGMSAGVGKTFRMLQEAHALLRSGIDVKIGYIETHNRKETHDLLDGLPVIPRRKLFYKGKELDELDVQAVISLRPEVVVIDELAHTNIEGSKNDKRWQDVLEILEAGINVISAVNIQHIESLNEEVKAITGVEVKERIPDSVLGTADEVVNIDLTADELITRLKEGKIYKQEKIQTALSNFFKPDHILQLRELALKEVASQVERKVESEIPRLVAPKREKFLACISSNENTARHVIRKTARLASYYNSKWIVLYVQTPGESQDKIALGKQRHLINNFKLATEMGAEIVRVQSTNVSEAIIRVAEQREITTICVGKPHITLIRVIMATNLFNNLLKKLSSSDIDLVILS
- a CDS encoding sensor histidine kinase, which encodes MKIKTKLRLGLGLLFLMILTLSLIAARYVYVLKQDTENILQDNYKTLDYTRNMLLASDGLLSEVRARNMFEENLKLQQQNVTEPGEGAVTQKIASHLASLSLQKSNAGLPALIRSDLAELTRINMEAIHGKSDKALLTVRSAFVWIAVAGTICFLIALTLLVNLPGNIANPIRELTESIRAIAAKNYAERLHFQGRDEFGELASSFNSMAEKLEEYDNSNLSQVLFEKKRIDALINNMHEPVIGLDENKQILFANEEALRITGVAAADMLGKSASELAEQNDLIRVLIEEKNGQSGINASGSAASLKIYADNKESYFEKEIVDITIVPTGERVKKLIGQVILLKNITPFKELDFAKTNFIATVSHELKTPISSIKMSLQLLENQHTGLLNDEQAQLLTGIREDSDRLLKITGELLNMSQVETGNIQLNIQQSSPYEILRYAADAVKIPLEQKHISLVVQTDDELPHVKADMEKTAWVLINFLTNAVRYSQEESQIRIQVTDSGQTIRFSVQDEGKGIDSRYRTRIFDRYFQVPGSAKTGTGLGLAISKEFIEAQGGSIGVISEIGMGSTFYFELAKA
- a CDS encoding EamA family transporter — protein: MWVLWAIGAAVSAALVTVLTKAGLKKVDSSLAFAIQAIFIFCITWAVVAWQGTFSQVKEIETKAWVLLVLAGLATTLSTLFSFKALSMGPASYVTTIERSSLVIAVILSILFLKEKLTWQLAVGGMLIIGGAVLIVMSDSGK
- a CDS encoding SRPBCC family protein, with product METNQKTHLIEIERQFDVDVETLFQAWTEAEHLKKWWHPMGDSLTEVKNDLKEGGVVAYYAGDQGLEISGTYSEVVPNEKLVYSWVWNMSDEGSESGYTLTVQFSSEGEGSKLHVTQDGFSGPELVKPHEEGWQKGLDDLAAYLSGGNNGGNAEAGQSENTEASQNEAPRSQTVTQNDLQDPAVTADRSGGYNESPEQAKVGGG
- a CDS encoding MFS transporter, encoding MNSLLESQRLRYFSFFYLYIMQGVPGGFALIAVTNYLSARHMDAGTIGTFGALVGLPWAFKFVWGPLVDRFQGSAMGRRRPWILAAQVMAFLASLALLLVGDPVADFRLLVGAFVVHGVFASLQDISVDALAITIVPEEERGRTNALMKIGMVIGQALGSAGLALIIHFGSFRYAVLTQSAVLFLLTLLTFFIKEEAGHARFSFKKLAGTQAATGWMLFPGMVRELARALLVKRSLLLFVSVAAVFVCERLFQRTFALHLIQKLDWTDTSVSVLSGTYGSITAVAVALLGGWLSDRIGALKLLVMVTMMMGAAFVAFSLASTLWIHESFAVGGLMARQTFESLFSIAALPVLMGVCRKSIAAAQFGFYMALSNQADVAGIYLSGPLFKQFPVSVIGLAAGLVIIMAAAMIGMLWQRKFLAAGTQI